The Flavobacterium johnsoniae genomic sequence CCGCCAACATATCCTGCGCCTATGCAGCAAATTTTTGTAATTTTCATTTGATCTATTATTATCTTGATCTTTATTTTATTTTAAATTATTCCAATACCATCCAACTGCTTCTTTCAAACCTTCTTGAAGAGAGTATTTAGGATTATAACCCAGCATTTTTTTTGCTTTTTCTATACTTGCTAATGAATGAGGAATATCGCCTGCTCTATTTTCTCCATATATAACTTGCACGTCATTTATTTTCGAATCAAATTCAGATAAATATTGTTTTAAATATTTCACTAAGTCATTTAATGTATTTCTATCACCAAAAGCAGTATTATAAACTGTATTAATTGCTTCTGGATTTTGGGAAGTGATAGCCAGTTCATTCATCTGAATTACATTATCGATATAAGTAAAATCGCGAGAATAATTTCCATCTCCATTAATCACTGGACTTTCATAACTCATAAACTGCTTCACAAATTTCGGAATAACCGCTGCGTATGCTCCGTTAGGATCTTGCTTTCTTCCAAAAACATTAAAATAACGAAGTCCAATAGTTTCTAATCCGTAAGTTTTACTGAAAATCTCAGCATACAATTCGTTTACATATTTAGTAATTGCATATGGAGATAATGGTTTTCCGATAACCTCTTCTACCTTAGGCAATCCTTGCGAATCTCCATAAGTTGATGAACTAGCGGCATAAACAAAACGTTTAACTTTAGCATCGCGGGCCGCCGTTAACATATTTAAAAATCCGGAAACATTAACATCATTTGTTGTAATGGGATCTTTTATCGATCTAGGAACCGAACCTAAAGCTGCTTGATGTAAAACAAAATCTGCTCCTTCAACAGCTAAAGCACAATCGTTAAGATTTCGAATATCGCCCTCAATTAATTTAAAATCTGGGTTCTCTAGAAAATCTCTCAAATTATGGCGATGTCCAGTAGAAAAATTATCCAAACAAACCACTTTATAATCTAATCCTAAAAAATACTCCGTTAAATTTGAACCGATAAAACCAGCACCTCCGGTAATTAAAATTGTTCTTTTCACCACGTTTTCCATTTATTCAAAGATTAGTTTTTTCTAAATCTATTTAAAAGTGTTTTCCAAAAGCCAAGTTTGCTTTCTTCTTCATGATAACCATTTGCATATGCTCCGTATCCGTAGCCATAACCATAGCCATAACCTGCTCCATATTTCGCCTTGTTTTCATAGCCATTCAAGACAATACTAACATTGCTTAACTCTCCACGTTTCATTCTGGTGTTTAACAACGTAATCATTTCTTTCTTCGTATAATTTTGCCTAACGATGTATAATGTAACATCTGCAAACTGATCTAATTCTAAAGAATCTGCAACCAAACCTACTGGTGGCGTATCCAAAATTATATAATCATATTTCTGCTTCAATTCGTCAATTAACTCTTTCATTGATTCTCCAAGAATAAGCTCCGAAGGATTTGGCGGAATTGGTCCAGAGAGAATGACATCTAAATTTGGAACAATAGTCGAATTTGTAATTTCTTCCAAACTATTTTGTCTGATAAGATAGTTAACAACACCTAAAGAAGAAGTTAACTGAAATTCGTCTGCCAATCTTGGTTTTCTTAAATCTAAACCAACAATTACTGTTTTCTTTTCGCTTAAAGCAAAAACGGTCGCAATATTTATAGAACAAAATGTTTTTCCTTCTCCGCTTATTGATGAAGTAATCATTAAAGTTTTAGAACCGTTAACTTGCTGTTTTTTATACAAGAACTGTAATGAAGAACGAATTCCACGAAAAGCCTCTGATAATGCAGATTTTGGTTTATCAAATACAGCTAAACTAACATCGCTTTTATTAACACCAATTATACCAAGCAACGGTATTTGAGTTAATTTACTGATATCGTCAGTATTTTGAATGGAGTTATTTATAAAGAAAATTCCAAAAACGAACAATAAAGGAATTAATATTCCTAGAAATAGAGCCAGAATGTAATTTGCTGAAGTTTTAGGACCAATTAATCCTCCGCCAATATCTTTTGCCGGATCTATAAAATGAATATCAGACAAATTAGACGCTTTTACAATCTCTGCTTCATTTCTTTTTTGAAGAAATTCGGTGTAAATATTATCATTCAAATCATATTTACGCTTGATTTTTAATAACTCTTGCTGTTCTTCAGGAAGCTTTTTTACTGTGCTTTCGGCTTGACCGATTTTAGCATTTATCATTGATAAATCAGAAAGCAATGAAACTTTTGCTGAAGCAATATTTTCTTGGAGCACATTTTTTATGGCTACCATTTGATTATCAAAATCCTTAAATATTTTTTCGCTTTTTACAGCATAAGCCATTTCAGATCTTTGTGTAGAAAGTGCTATTAATTTTGAAACATTTGATACGATATTTGGATCTTCAATTCCTGCCACAGAAGGCGCCGGAAGTCTTGAATAATCGGTACTACTATTTAAATAGGCTTTTAATGAATTGTAATATGCTATTTTTCGAGTAATTTGATCTTTTTCAACATCAAAAGTCATTATTTTCTCAGAAACCCTAGCTCCTCCATCTTCGATTTGATAAATATTCTTATCTTTTTGAAATGTTTTTAGCTCATTTCCCGTTTGCTTTAATTGGGATTCCATTGCAACCAAAGTACTATCTATAAACCTAATAGTATTTGTTGCAAATTGATTTTTGCCGTCAAGCTGTATTTTAATAAGCATTTTTACGGTCGCATTTAGATAATCAACCATTCTTGCTTTATTACCTCCTTGCATTGACAAAGTTAAAATTGATCCTCCATTTTTATCTCCATCAACACCTATTCCTCTATAGCCAGCAACAGTTCCGTCAAAATCATTAAATCTAACATAATATTCTTTTCCTTTATAAAAACCAGGATTATCTGTTATTTGCAGCTTCCAATTTAAAAAAGGCAAATTAACTTGATCACCAACTTTATATGTTTTAGAAAAATCTCCAGGCTGAACAGAAGTAGAGCTATATGTATTAGTAGTGTATGTTATAAGTGACACAGAATTACCTTCAAAAGGAATGCTAATCTTATACTGATTTTCACTTAAAAATGTAATCTTTATTAATGTGCCAGCAATTTGTCCTTTCGATTTATCAATATCAACATAAAAAGGAACCGCCCCGTAAGAGTCAATAAAATTATATTTCCCTTGTTCTAAATAATTAATATAAAATTGAAGTTTACTTACAACCAATTCATTATGAGATCTTGATTTAAGAATTGTCGAAATTCCATTAACTTGATCCGATACGCCTCCCCAATTAAAAACCAGACTCGTATTTGAGGTAAAGAAGGGATTACTTTCTTCTTTAATAGAAATCATGGTATCCATTGCGTAAACTTTTTCTTTACGAATGTTTATTTGATAAGCAATAGTAAAGGCAATAATCAAACTGATCAGAAACCATTTCCAATAACTAACAATCTTCAATAAAAGACCTTTGAAATCAAAATTGGCATGATTTTCAAAAATGGAAAAATCTTTAATATCTAACATTTTTCAAATCTTTTTAATTTCTAATAATAAGGTAAACCGTTGTTGCTAAAGACAATAATGTTATGATTGTTCCTATTGACTGGATTCCTGTTTGGCCTGTTCCCCAAGTTTTCTGTCTCAATGGCTTTACGTAAATATAATCGTTCGGCTGTAGATAGTAATAAGGAGATTTCATCACATTACGATCTGTAAGATCAATATCATGCATTTGAACCCCAGTTGGAGTCTGACGGATTATAGCTACTTCTTTTCTATTACCAACAACTGTAATATCTCCCGAATTTGCAATAGCCTCTAAAATAGTTACTTTATCTTTATATAACGTTTTTGTTCCTGTACTACCAACCTCGCCATTTATGGTATAACTAAAACCAGCTAATTTTACGGTTACAAAAATATTTGCATCTGTTTTAAAATATTCCTCAAGTAATTTTTTTTCAATTATTCCCCTAATTTCCTCGAGTGTATAACCGATAACATTTATCTCTCCTAAAATTGGCACTCTAATATTTCCATGATCATCAACTGTAAATCCGTCAAAATACAAAGACGAGTCTGATTTTCCTGTTTCAACTTCTACATTTGTTTTATTAAAAATAGAAACCAGCTTCGGGTCTATAGCTTTTATATCAATACTTATAACATCACTAACTTGTACTCTATATGGCTTGTTTTCTACTGAAGCAATTGTATTCTGCTCACTCGAAGTATTTTTGTCTTGAAGATAAACCAGATCTTTCATCGGTATACATGAAGTAAATAATACCGAAATTAGTAACAATAAATAAAAGCTGTTTTTTGTCATCAGTCAAATTTTATAGCAAATATAGTTTTTCTCGAATTGCTTAGAAAAACCTAAATTTTATTTGGGGTTTAGTTAATTATTTTTAAACGTTT encodes the following:
- a CDS encoding GumC family protein, which gives rise to MLDIKDFSIFENHANFDFKGLLLKIVSYWKWFLISLIIAFTIAYQINIRKEKVYAMDTMISIKEESNPFFTSNTSLVFNWGGVSDQVNGISTILKSRSHNELVVSKLQFYINYLEQGKYNFIDSYGAVPFYVDIDKSKGQIAGTLIKITFLSENQYKISIPFEGNSVSLITYTTNTYSSTSVQPGDFSKTYKVGDQVNLPFLNWKLQITDNPGFYKGKEYYVRFNDFDGTVAGYRGIGVDGDKNGGSILTLSMQGGNKARMVDYLNATVKMLIKIQLDGKNQFATNTIRFIDSTLVAMESQLKQTGNELKTFQKDKNIYQIEDGGARVSEKIMTFDVEKDQITRKIAYYNSLKAYLNSSTDYSRLPAPSVAGIEDPNIVSNVSKLIALSTQRSEMAYAVKSEKIFKDFDNQMVAIKNVLQENIASAKVSLLSDLSMINAKIGQAESTVKKLPEEQQELLKIKRKYDLNDNIYTEFLQKRNEAEIVKASNLSDIHFIDPAKDIGGGLIGPKTSANYILALFLGILIPLLFVFGIFFINNSIQNTDDISKLTQIPLLGIIGVNKSDVSLAVFDKPKSALSEAFRGIRSSLQFLYKKQQVNGSKTLMITSSISGEGKTFCSINIATVFALSEKKTVIVGLDLRKPRLADEFQLTSSLGVVNYLIRQNSLEEITNSTIVPNLDVILSGPIPPNPSELILGESMKELIDELKQKYDYIILDTPPVGLVADSLELDQFADVTLYIVRQNYTKKEMITLLNTRMKRGELSNVSIVLNGYENKAKYGAGYGYGYGYGYGAYANGYHEEESKLGFWKTLLNRFRKN
- a CDS encoding polysaccharide biosynthesis/export family protein, whose protein sequence is MTKNSFYLLLLISVLFTSCIPMKDLVYLQDKNTSSEQNTIASVENKPYRVQVSDVISIDIKAIDPKLVSIFNKTNVEVETGKSDSSLYFDGFTVDDHGNIRVPILGEINVIGYTLEEIRGIIEKKLLEEYFKTDANIFVTVKLAGFSYTINGEVGSTGTKTLYKDKVTILEAIANSGDITVVGNRKEVAIIRQTPTGVQMHDIDLTDRNVMKSPYYYLQPNDYIYVKPLRQKTWGTGQTGIQSIGTIITLLSLATTVYLIIRN
- a CDS encoding SDR family oxidoreductase, with amino-acid sequence MENVVKRTILITGGAGFIGSNLTEYFLGLDYKVVCLDNFSTGHRHNLRDFLENPDFKLIEGDIRNLNDCALAVEGADFVLHQAALGSVPRSIKDPITTNDVNVSGFLNMLTAARDAKVKRFVYAASSSTYGDSQGLPKVEEVIGKPLSPYAITKYVNELYAEIFSKTYGLETIGLRYFNVFGRKQDPNGAYAAVIPKFVKQFMSYESPVINGDGNYSRDFTYIDNVIQMNELAITSQNPEAINTVYNTAFGDRNTLNDLVKYLKQYLSEFDSKINDVQVIYGENRAGDIPHSLASIEKAKKMLGYNPKYSLQEGLKEAVGWYWNNLK